TCTAGTCGCCGGGGATATTATCGGCACTGTCGCCGTAGAACCTACATTTGTCAGTGTCGGAGTTCTAGCTCTTATCGTGCTAATCAGAACGTTCTTAAGCTTGTCGCTGGGAGTTGAGATTCATGGGCGTTGGCCCTGGCAGGAAAAAGACAAAGCCCCTGTCCAGGACAAGGGCTCTTCTCTTTAAGTCGTGGTGAGGGACGGAGTCGCAGGCTCCGCCGATTTATAATAAACAGTTTGTGTGGGATAAGCGAAGTCGACTTTCATGTCAGCGGCGATCTTGAGGATTTCAATAAAGATTTGCTGCTGATTTTCGAGTTCTTCCGGTCCCGTAAAGACGTTCAAGTGAAAATTCACCAAAACATCCAATGAAGAAGCGTTGTAATTATTAAAATGAACAGTCACAGTTTCCGGATTTACTTTCGGGTGTTGTTTAATCATGTAACGAACGTGCTCGCAAAAGGAATTGATTTTTTCCGGCGGCGTTTCGTAAGCAAGACCCAAGATTTGACGTGAACGACGGGCAGGGCGCACCCCCATATTGTCGATGGTCTCTTTTGCCATCATCGCATTCGGAATCGTG
This region of Bdellovibrio sp. 22V genomic DNA includes:
- a CDS encoding DUF1622 domain-containing protein is translated as MVHETFRHIALIFEVAGIGVVVIGAIVSTFEFLKNYLNKSAEAYFRYRSSLGNAILLGLEFLVAGDIIGTVAVEPTFVSVGVLALIVLIRTFLSLSLGVEIHGRWPWQEKDKAPVQDKGSSL